In one window of Ptiloglossa arizonensis isolate GNS036 chromosome 5, iyPtiAriz1_principal, whole genome shotgun sequence DNA:
- the LOC143146752 gene encoding guanine nucleotide-exchange factor SEC12 has protein sequence MPSRRNNCGLLARVNFPLYTLQMLTSRHILVGGGGGSSKTGVANGFEVYELSHDGTQFIAEEVTRHETGPSVVMNCTTYTDGKRTWIAAGQESHCQLYNVNTKVITIENGDITKGSSNNVKDGLRYRKNAEKVEENIAFKERIEEIKDNCNIKNKKLQLKVKPADSVQTDFSEDEPFQRIIRISLNGKVMATGGTDSHVRLWKFPQLQKLHDLEAHTNEIDDIDFSPDGMSIVSIAKDGKAFLWNVSSGTKDKELTWSPSDGLKYMYKRCRFRKLEDDKSKKQLFMLSNAMKTSFLQMWDIDSASIVKSVPYKETLSALAVSDDGKFVAVGTMFSGSVDIYVAFSLRRALHVPGAHSMFVTGLEFLPTKLDGPAITSNTETAVVSISVDNKICIHSIPFRHTLPFWFVIILIILSVCGAFIFCSYLEI, from the exons ATGCCTTCCAGAAGAAACAATTGCGGCCTCCTAGCGAGGGTGAACTTTCCCCTGTACACGTTGCAGATGCTGACAAGCAGGCATATTCTTGTCGGTGGCGGTGGAGGTTCTTCGAAAACAGGGGTGGCCAATGGTTTT GAAGTATATGAATTATCTCACGATGGAACACAATTTATTGCCGAAGAAGTGACCAGGCATGAAACAGGTCCTAGTGTTGTCATGAATTGTACAACTTACACAGATGGCAAACGAACCTGGATCGCAGCTGGTCAGGAGAGTCACTGTCAGCTGTACAATGTGAATACTAAAGTAATAACTATTGAGAACGGAGATATCACTAAAGGATCTAGCAACAATGTTAAGGATGGTCTCAGGTACAGGAAAAATGCAGAAAAAGTGGAGGAAAATATTGCTTTCAAGGAAAGGATAGAGGAAATTAAAGACAATTgcaatattaaaaacaaaaaattacagCTGAAAGTGAAGCCAGCTGACAGTGTACAGACAGATTTTAG TGAGGACGAACCCTTCCAGAGGATCATTAGAATAAGTTTAAATGGAAAAGTCATGGCCACTGGTGGAACGGATAGTCATGTGAGATTGTGGAAATTTCCACAGTTACAGAAATTGCACGATCTTGAAGCACATACAAACGAAATCGACGATATAGATTTTAGTCCGGATGGTATGTCAATTGTGAGCATTGCAAAAGATGGCAAAGCTTTTCTGTGGAATGTGAGTAGTGGCACAAAAGACAAGGAATTGACCTGGTCACCTTCAGATGGTTTGAAGTACATGTACAAAAGATGCAGATTTCGAAAATTAGAAGATGATAAATCAAAAAAGCAATTGTTCATGCTCTCTAATGCAATGAAAACTAGTTTTCTGCAGATGTGGGACATCGATTCTGCAAGTATAGTGAAATCAGTTCCATACAAAGAAACTCTATCTGCTCTGGCAGTGTCAGACGATGGGAAATTTGTGGCTGTTGGAACAATGTTCTCTGGTAGTGTTGACATATATGTTGCATTCAGTTTGAGGAGAGCTTTGCACGTGCCTGGTGCACACAGCATGTTCGTGACTGGTCTAGAATTCTTACCAACTAAATTGGACGGTCCGGCAATTACAAGTAACACCGAAACGGCTGTCGTTAGCATTTCTGTAGATAACAAAATCTGCATACATAGCATACCCTTTAGAC aCACACTGCCATTCTGGTTCGTCATTATACTGATCATCTTGAGTGTCTGTGGTGCATTCATTTTCTGCAGCTACCTTGAAATATGA
- the Nd-51 gene encoding NADH dehydrogenase (ubiquinone) 51 kDa subunit yields the protein MAGAIVRCFQVPRRQLGFLGATLSNQQQRTLADAAPEGKKRGGPLADQDRIFTNLYGRHDWRLAGALQRGDWYKTKEIIDKGADWIINEIKVSGLRGRGGAGFPSGMKWSFMNKPSDGRPKYLVVNGDEGEPGTCKDREILRHDPHKLVEGCLIAGRAMGACAAYIYIRGEFYNEASNMQVAIAEAYQSGLIGKNACGSGYNFDIFVQRGAGAYICGEETALIESIEGKQGKPRLKPPFPADVGLFGCPTTVTNVETVAVAPTICRRGGAWFASFGRPRNHGTKLFNISGHVNNPCTVEEEMSIPLKELIERHAGGVIGGWDNLLGVIPGGSSTPVIPKSVCDTVLLDFDDLVRVQTSFGTAAVIVMNKQTDIIKAITRLISFYKHESCGQCTPCREGISWMFKILKRFVEGEAEQHEVDMLWELTKQIELHTICALADGAAWPVQGLIRHFRPEIEARIQQRKQAVSN from the exons ATGGCTGGTGCCATAGTTCGTTGTTTTCAGGTCCCAAGGAGACAATTAG GTTTCCTTGGAGCGACTTTAAGCAACCAACAGCAGCGAACGCTTGCCGATGCCGCACCAGAAGGAAAG AAAAGGGGTGGACCCTTGGCTGATCAGGACCGTATCTTCACAAATTTGTACGGCAGACACGATTGGAGGTTAGCAGGTGCTCTGCAGAGGGGAGATTGGTACAAAACTAAAGAAATCATAGACAAAGGTGCTGATTGGATTATTAATGAAATCAAGGTCTCAGGTCTGAGAGGTCGTGGAGGGGCTGGTTTCCCATCTGGTATGAAATGGTCTTTTATGAATAAGCCATCCGATGGAAGGCCAAAGTATTTGGTAGTCAATGGAGATGAAGGAGAACCTGGTACCTGCAAAGATCGTGAAATTTTACGTCATGACCCACATAAGTTGGTAGAGGGTTGCCTCATTGCTGGTCGTGCAATGGGAGCTTGTGCAGCTTACATCTACATTCGCGGAGAATTTTACAATGAGGCATCCAATATGCAAGTGGCCATTGCCGAAGCTTATCAATCTGGTCTTATTGGAAAGAATGCTTGTGGTTCGGGCTATAATTTTGATATCTTTGTGCAACGAGGAGCTGGAGCATACATCTGTGGAGAAGAAACAGCTCTTATCGAATCTATTGAGGGAAAACAGGGAAAGCCTAGACTAAAACCACCCTTCCCAGCTGATGTTGGCTTATTCGGATGCCCCACCACTGTTACTAATGTCGAAACAGTTGCTGTGGCTCCT ACAATTTGTCGACGAGGCGGAGCATGGTTTGCGTCGTTCGGTCGTCCACGTAATCATGGGACTAAATTGTTCAACATCTCAGGTCATGTGAACAATCCATGCACTGTGGAAGAAGAAATGTCCATTCCTTTAAAAGAACTCATTGAAAGGCATGCAGGAGGAGTAATTGGTGGATGGGATAATTTGCTGGGTGTGATCCCTGGTGGATCTTCTACTCCTGTTATTCCCAAAAG CGTCTGCGATACAGTGTTGTTGGATTTTGACGATCTTGTCAGGGTACAAACTTCCTTTGGTACAGCAGCTGTGATTGTAATGAACAAGCAAACCGACATCATCAAGGCCATCACGCGTTTAATCAGTTTCTACAAACACGAATCTTGTGGACAGTGTACCCCTTGCCGTGAAGGAATCAGTTGGATGTTCAAAATTTTGAAGAG gTTTGTGGAAGGAGAAGCTGAACAGCATGAGGTAGACATGTTGTGGGAACTAACCAAACAAATTGAATTGCACACTATCTGCGCCCTAGCGGACGGTGCTGCGTGGCCAGTACAGGGTCTGATCAGGCATTTCAGGCCGGAAATAGAAGCGCGCATTCAGCAGCGCAAACAAGCCGTttccaattaa